In one Thermodesulfobium acidiphilum genomic region, the following are encoded:
- a CDS encoding Rossmann-like domain-containing protein, which produces MLLSSLKDRWWRRVVDMGLQGESISVEIKGLTPKEAIGEPQRNDFPLLKGKELLIQAKIKNSIGQAFTSIPSKYVGRLEEINKLNESQEQNRALIVATINATYRYLGLLNDTVHCRDEGPELCARKALEQFIENYRNLKVAVIGYQPAFISALSKYFNMRVTDMDPENIGKLKNGSLIESYELNKDIIKESDLVFMTGSTLVNGSIDELVEYSSGKEIILFGTTCAAFAYEFGFKRLCFQSS; this is translated from the coding sequence ATGCTACTTAGTTCTTTGAAAGATAGATGGTGGAGAAGAGTGGTTGATATGGGACTTCAGGGGGAGAGCATAAGCGTAGAAATTAAGGGTCTTACTCCAAAGGAAGCAATTGGAGAACCACAGAGGAATGACTTTCCACTGTTAAAAGGAAAAGAATTATTAATTCAAGCTAAAATCAAAAATTCAATTGGTCAGGCGTTTACCTCAATTCCATCTAAATATGTTGGCCGTCTTGAAGAGATAAATAAATTGAACGAGTCGCAAGAACAAAATAGGGCATTGATAGTTGCAACTATCAATGCTACTTACAGATATCTTGGGCTTTTAAATGATACTGTCCACTGTAGAGATGAAGGGCCTGAACTTTGTGCCAGGAAAGCATTAGAACAATTTATAGAAAACTATAGAAATTTAAAAGTTGCAGTTATAGGATATCAACCGGCATTCATATCAGCTCTTTCAAAGTATTTTAATATGCGAGTGACTGATATGGATCCAGAGAATATTGGGAAATTAAAAAATGGGAGCTTAATTGAATCTTACGAATTGAACAAGGATATAATAAAAGAAAGCGATTTAGTTTTCATGACTGGCTCAACTCTTGTAAACGGTTCAATTGATGAGTTAGTTGAATACAGTTCTGGAAAAGAAATTATTCTGTTTGGAACGACGTGTGCCGCTTTTGCCTATGAATTCGGCTTTAAAAGGCTTTGTTTTCAGAGTAGCTAA
- a CDS encoding linear amide C-N hydrolase, whose translation MFYKARGLFVIVLTLFALLCIGSMAFGCTAVVLHGKDIIAARNFDWTDGHALVARHERGIKKEADFLQDNDDDDFKSAEWTSKYGSITFDVVETSLLYGQISIPVDGMNEKGLWVSSLWLDDNDGKAISNLDFKKVSINNWELIEYLLDNCADVDDALTAIKNIQIINFNYADMLVNLHYIMADSSGNTAIVDILPDSRVIIYKNPELDILTNNFYQSSLDNLKRYKGFGGKLNFPKDAEANSENRFVKAAILYNDMKIYHKDSICGAFKIMRETAQNDIGELPYEGITQWTVGYDLTKKEIYWYSRTKNAKKFIKLSDIDFSKPQKIKPLDINDVLVGDTTDYFKTGGKTSPNKKHKFLFFIFNSSSEDNI comes from the coding sequence TTGTTTTATAAAGCAAGAGGTTTGTTTGTAATAGTTCTGACGCTTTTTGCACTACTGTGCATAGGCTCTATGGCATTTGGGTGTACAGCAGTTGTTTTGCATGGGAAAGATATAATTGCAGCAAGAAACTTTGATTGGACTGATGGACATGCCCTTGTGGCAAGACATGAAAGAGGAATTAAAAAGGAAGCGGATTTTTTACAGGACAACGATGATGATGATTTCAAGAGTGCTGAATGGACTTCAAAGTATGGCAGTATAACTTTTGATGTTGTTGAAACCAGTCTTTTATACGGTCAGATAAGTATTCCTGTAGATGGAATGAACGAAAAAGGCCTTTGGGTTTCATCTTTGTGGCTTGATGACAACGACGGAAAGGCTATAAGTAATTTAGATTTTAAAAAAGTTTCTATAAACAATTGGGAATTGATAGAGTATCTTCTTGATAATTGTGCAGATGTAGATGATGCTTTAACTGCTATCAAGAATATTCAAATAATCAATTTTAATTATGCTGACATGTTAGTTAACCTGCACTATATTATGGCTGACAGTTCAGGTAACACTGCAATAGTAGACATATTGCCTGATAGCAGGGTTATAATTTATAAAAATCCTGAACTTGATATTCTAACGAACAACTTTTACCAATCGAGCTTAGATAACCTAAAGAGATATAAAGGCTTTGGAGGGAAATTAAACTTTCCAAAGGACGCCGAAGCAAATAGCGAAAATAGGTTTGTAAAGGCAGCAATTTTATATAACGATATGAAAATATATCATAAAGATTCAATTTGTGGTGCATTCAAAATCATGAGGGAAACTGCGCAAAATGACATTGGAGAGCTACCTTATGAAGGGATTACTCAGTGGACTGTGGGATATGATCTTACAAAAAAAGAAATTTATTGGTATTCGAGAACAAAGAATGCTAAAAAATTCATAAAACTTTCTGATATTGACTTCTCAAAGCCTCAAAAAATAAAACCTCTTGACATAAACGATGTGCTTGTAGGTGACACTACAGACTATTTTAAAACGGGGGGAAAGACTTCACCGAACAAAAAACATAAATTTTTATTCTTTATTTTTAACTCTTCTTCGGAAGATAATATTTGA
- a CDS encoding class I SAM-dependent methyltransferase has translation MNKWDAENYDKKVGFVSEFGKELLQLLSPIPGESILDLGCGTGDLTYEIFKFGAEPIGIDCSPAMIERARKKYPEIQFFVDLAESFRLKSQVDAVFSNAALHWVKKASLAIESIYLALKEGGRFVAEFGGRGNVDMVIKAIYEVLSKYKIDAAKLNPWFYPSVEEYTLLLENQGFKVIEAYLFERPTRLRGKERGLRDWLDIFFGIFFEELSVDEKEESYKSIEEILKPALFRDGSYFADYVRIRIKAVKV, from the coding sequence TTGAACAAGTGGGATGCAGAAAATTATGATAAGAAAGTAGGTTTTGTTTCCGAATTTGGGAAAGAACTGCTTCAATTGTTATCCCCTATACCCGGTGAGAGCATTTTAGATCTTGGTTGTGGAACTGGCGACTTGACTTATGAAATCTTTAAGTTTGGGGCAGAACCTATAGGGATAGACTGTTCTCCTGCTATGATTGAAAGAGCACGCAAAAAATATCCTGAAATACAATTTTTCGTAGATTTAGCAGAAAGCTTTCGATTAAAAAGCCAAGTTGATGCAGTTTTTTCTAATGCAGCTCTTCATTGGGTGAAAAAAGCCTCTTTAGCAATTGAATCAATTTATCTTGCTTTAAAGGAAGGCGGCAGATTTGTGGCCGAATTTGGAGGTAGGGGCAATGTGGATATGGTTATAAAAGCGATATATGAGGTACTTTCTAAATATAAAATTGATGCAGCTAAACTTAATCCATGGTTCTACCCTTCTGTGGAAGAATATACTTTATTACTTGAGAATCAAGGCTTTAAGGTAATAGAAGCGTATCTATTTGAAAGGCCTACCAGACTCAGAGGAAAAGAGAGAGGATTAAGAGACTGGCTAGATATATTTTTCGGAATATTTTTTGAGGAGTTATCAGTTGATGAAAAAGAAGAATCTTATAAGTCTATAGAAGAAATTCTCAAGCCAGCTTTATTCAGAGATGGGAGCTATTTTGCAGATTATGTACGCATAAGGATTAAGGCTGTAAAAGTATGA
- a CDS encoding electron transfer flavoprotein subunit beta/FixA family protein: protein MHSLVFIKQVPDAAQVRVDYHTGTLIRDGVPAIINPYDAHAIEAAVQIKDRFGGIVSVLSMGPPMAEEALRKALSMGADKAYLLCDKVFAGSDTWATSYALWAGAQEVIQENGPVDIFWAGKQAIDGDTAQTGPGLATRFDIPLVTCAIKIIEVNPEKGYVIAQRQIEGGFETLQVTIPCMITTEKELNTLRFSPLPDLIRAAKLEIRVLNSNNIKIDPTKCGLKSSPTKVKRVFVPPKRERKEIIEASVNDVARALFEKLEPVLKEMGKL, encoded by the coding sequence GTGCACTCTTTAGTTTTTATTAAACAAGTTCCAGATGCAGCTCAGGTTAGAGTAGACTATCATACTGGGACCCTGATTAGAGACGGAGTTCCTGCAATAATCAATCCTTACGACGCTCACGCTATTGAAGCAGCTGTCCAGATAAAGGACAGATTTGGTGGAATAGTTTCAGTTTTAAGTATGGGTCCTCCAATGGCCGAAGAGGCTTTAAGAAAAGCTTTATCCATGGGAGCGGATAAGGCATATCTTCTTTGTGATAAGGTCTTTGCAGGATCTGATACCTGGGCTACAAGTTATGCTTTGTGGGCAGGGGCACAGGAGGTTATACAGGAGAATGGGCCAGTTGATATATTTTGGGCTGGCAAACAGGCTATTGACGGTGATACCGCTCAAACTGGCCCTGGTTTGGCAACTCGCTTTGATATACCACTTGTGACTTGTGCTATAAAAATAATAGAAGTAAATCCTGAGAAAGGCTATGTGATAGCTCAGAGACAAATCGAAGGAGGTTTTGAAACCCTTCAGGTTACCATACCGTGTATGATTACTACAGAAAAAGAGTTGAATACTCTTAGATTTTCTCCTCTTCCAGATTTAATTAGAGCTGCAAAGTTAGAGATACGCGTGCTTAACTCAAATAATATAAAGATTGATCCAACAAAGTGTGGTTTAAAAAGTTCTCCTACGAAGGTAAAGAGAGTCTTTGTCCCGCCTAAGAGAGAGAGAAAAGAGATTATTGAGGCTAGCGTTAACGATGTGGCAAGAGCTCTATTTGAGAAATTAGAACCCGTTTTAAAAGAAATGGGCAAATTATAG
- a CDS encoding electron transfer flavoprotein subunit alpha/FixB family protein, protein MTHNIREYKDVWVFIEHDNGRIEHVSLELLTKGRQLAKDLGCKICAFTVGDKVEIFSNKLSEYGAEKFYFVENPVLKEYRTEPYRDSLLYLIEKYKPEIILIGATTLGRDIAATLATKLDTGLTADTTALDIDFESDAKNLLMTRPTFGGNLMAVIYCPDNRPQMSTVRPGVFQAIKDPVNIEKIREEFEFFEDKIPKKILERVKTESDKVNLSFYDVIIAGGRGIGKKENIKLLEDLARTLGGTWAVSRKVVQMGWAPYSRQVGQTGQTVHPKIYIAAGISGAIQHLAGMKSSEIIVAINKDPHAPIFDIATYGIVGDAIEILPRLTQFFSDKLKAGGSNEKK, encoded by the coding sequence ATGACTCATAATATTAGAGAATATAAAGATGTATGGGTTTTTATAGAACACGATAATGGGAGAATTGAGCACGTTTCTCTGGAGCTATTAACTAAAGGTCGCCAACTGGCAAAAGACTTAGGATGTAAAATTTGTGCCTTTACTGTAGGGGATAAAGTTGAGATTTTTTCAAATAAGTTATCAGAATATGGAGCTGAAAAATTTTATTTTGTTGAAAACCCTGTGCTGAAAGAATATAGAACTGAACCTTACAGGGATAGTCTTCTATATTTAATTGAAAAATATAAACCTGAAATAATATTAATTGGAGCGACCACTCTTGGTAGAGATATAGCAGCGACACTTGCAACCAAACTTGATACAGGATTAACTGCTGATACTACGGCGCTCGATATAGACTTTGAATCAGACGCAAAAAATCTATTAATGACCCGTCCAACCTTTGGTGGGAATCTTATGGCTGTAATATATTGTCCTGACAATAGGCCTCAAATGTCTACAGTAAGGCCTGGAGTTTTCCAGGCAATAAAAGATCCTGTAAACATTGAAAAGATTAGAGAAGAATTTGAGTTCTTTGAGGATAAAATACCAAAAAAAATTTTAGAAAGAGTTAAGACTGAATCTGATAAAGTAAATTTGAGCTTTTACGACGTAATAATAGCAGGGGGTAGGGGAATAGGAAAAAAGGAGAATATAAAGCTTCTAGAAGACCTTGCAAGAACTTTGGGAGGCACATGGGCTGTATCAAGAAAGGTGGTTCAAATGGGTTGGGCTCCATACTCAAGACAAGTAGGTCAAACTGGTCAAACTGTTCATCCAAAGATTTATATAGCTGCAGGAATATCTGGGGCAATTCAACATCTGGCTGGAATGAAATCTTCTGAAATTATTGTTGCCATCAATAAAGATCCTCATGCACCAATATTTGACATAGCAACTTATGGAATTGTAGGAGATGCTATAGAGATTTTACCAAGACTAACTCAATTTTTTAGCGATAAGCTAAAAGCTGGAGGTTCAAATGAGAAAAAATGA
- a CDS encoding FAD-dependent oxidoreductase, with the protein MRKNDFDVIIVGAGPAGLAAGYVLAKEGINVAIIERGIFPGSKNVMGGIFYRSSLDDLIPDFYKEAPLERHIVEQKIWLLSDDSMFSVGLKSEKYNAEPYNCFSVFRAKFDKWFAKKVLDASAMIINETVVKELILDKEKVVGVRTDRPNGDLYSDVVISAEGVNSFLPKYLGLRREINTNNVALGVKEVIELPDKVINDRFGVSNSSEGVAIEITGPYFKEMRAMGFVYTNRNSLSIGIGAVIEDLVRLKINPNDLLETLKGHPAIKPLISGSETKEYMAHMIPEGGYYSMPKLYYDGFMVVGDAAMLVNSIHREGANLAIESGKFAAKTYIEARKIGDFSQRTLSAYQKKLEESFVLKDLKTYRNLPKLLEEKKYLISKYPKFLIDAMYEIYNVDRVSKSDKIKLILNKAKKEIGYFNIIKDIFSVWRNFK; encoded by the coding sequence ATGAGAAAAAATGATTTTGACGTAATAATAGTAGGGGCAGGACCTGCGGGACTCGCTGCTGGCTATGTTTTAGCTAAAGAGGGAATAAACGTTGCTATTATAGAACGTGGTATTTTTCCAGGCTCTAAAAACGTTATGGGTGGCATATTTTACAGAAGTTCTTTGGATGACTTGATACCTGATTTTTATAAAGAAGCACCTTTAGAAAGACATATAGTGGAGCAAAAGATTTGGCTTTTATCAGATGATTCTATGTTTTCTGTAGGGTTAAAGAGCGAAAAATATAACGCTGAGCCGTACAATTGTTTTAGTGTGTTCAGGGCAAAATTTGATAAATGGTTTGCAAAAAAAGTATTGGATGCCTCTGCGATGATAATAAATGAGACAGTAGTGAAAGAACTAATTTTGGATAAAGAGAAAGTAGTCGGTGTAAGAACCGATAGACCAAATGGAGATCTTTATTCTGATGTAGTTATATCGGCTGAAGGGGTTAATTCCTTTTTGCCAAAATATCTTGGTTTGAGAAGAGAGATTAATACAAATAACGTTGCTCTTGGCGTAAAGGAAGTTATAGAGTTGCCAGATAAGGTTATAAACGATAGGTTTGGAGTTTCAAACTCTTCTGAGGGAGTGGCCATAGAGATAACTGGTCCCTATTTTAAAGAAATGAGAGCAATGGGTTTTGTTTATACCAATAGGAATTCTTTGTCTATAGGCATAGGAGCAGTTATAGAAGATCTGGTGAGGCTTAAAATAAATCCTAATGATTTGCTCGAAACTTTAAAAGGCCATCCAGCAATAAAGCCCTTAATTAGCGGTAGCGAAACTAAGGAGTACATGGCTCACATGATTCCTGAGGGGGGATATTATTCAATGCCAAAACTCTATTATGATGGTTTTATGGTTGTAGGAGATGCAGCTATGCTTGTAAACAGCATTCACAGAGAAGGAGCAAATCTAGCAATTGAATCTGGAAAGTTTGCAGCAAAAACATATATTGAAGCAAGAAAGATAGGAGATTTCTCACAGAGGACGCTGAGCGCTTATCAGAAAAAACTTGAAGAATCATTTGTGTTGAAAGACTTAAAGACATATAGAAATTTACCAAAATTGTTAGAAGAAAAAAAGTACCTTATTTCAAAATATCCAAAATTTTTAATAGATGCTATGTATGAAATATATAACGTAGATAGAGTTTCAAAATCAGATAAAATAAAGTTAATCTTAAATAAAGCGAAAAAGGAAATTGGATATTTTAACATTATTAAAGATATATTTAGTGTCTGGAGGAACTTCAAATGA
- a CDS encoding ferredoxin family protein has product MRIEDKLYLIGYNIDEESHLGVSDPNECKRCQGRPCTYICPAGVYSYDDEEDKLSINYDACVECGTCRIVCSYITWRYPRGGFGVQYKFG; this is encoded by the coding sequence ATGAGAATTGAAGATAAGCTTTATTTGATAGGTTACAATATCGACGAAGAAAGCCATCTGGGAGTAAGTGATCCAAATGAGTGCAAGAGATGTCAGGGGAGACCCTGTACGTATATTTGTCCAGCGGGAGTTTATTCATACGACGATGAAGAGGATAAACTCTCTATTAATTATGATGCATGCGTTGAATGTGGCACATGCAGAATTGTTTGCAGTTATATTACTTGGAGATACCCAAGAGGGGGGTTTGGTGTACAGTATAAATTTGGATAG
- a CDS encoding AMP-binding protein, whose amino-acid sequence MKRELEEFLKLRDFVLSYPDYEQCRREFKWPHLTKFNWALDYFDFIASNNNDTALLFVDDDGKEIWASYDFLRKRSNQVANFLKEIGLQKRDRVMVMMENSVSLFEILLGIMKAGGVIIPAATMLPAEDVAERIETANIKFVFVDGDIVPKLSKIEVIANKYLNAVVNVGNHSNSVFNNSKGKSPIWINYIEVDNFKEEYSPSFITYSTDEMYSFFTSGTTAKPKLVTHNHNYPVGHLTTLYWVGCTRGDIHYNISAPGWAKHAWSSVFVPWNAQATAFIYKYKGRFNPKNILSKIEKYKITTLCAPLSVWKLFLIENLKSYKFSLREIVSAGEPLNPEVIKKVKEYINLNLREGYGQTESTLMIGNFKGEHTKKGSMGKAAPGYNLSILSNQLDLKNEGEDGQIGVNIYPIKPLGILNAYNDSAKNESVFKGGYYLSGDTAYVDKDGYFYFVGRTDDVFKSLDYRISPFEVESEIMEHHAVLEVAVVPTTDEREMIVPKAFIVLKPDYIPSREMALELFRFIRKHIAPYKRPRFIEFLDSFPKTVSAKIIRKDLREYDQKIKKKKIKAEHEYREKDFLEEIRGSV is encoded by the coding sequence ATGAAAAGAGAGTTAGAAGAGTTTTTGAAACTTAGGGATTTTGTCTTGTCTTACCCTGATTATGAACAGTGTAGAAGAGAATTTAAATGGCCTCATTTGACGAAATTTAATTGGGCATTAGATTATTTTGATTTTATCGCATCAAATAACAACGATACTGCTTTATTATTTGTAGATGATGATGGAAAAGAGATCTGGGCAAGCTACGATTTTTTAAGAAAAAGATCTAATCAGGTGGCTAATTTTTTAAAGGAAATTGGACTACAAAAAAGGGATAGAGTGATGGTTATGATGGAAAACTCTGTTTCTCTATTTGAAATCCTTCTTGGAATAATGAAAGCGGGGGGGGTTATAATTCCTGCTGCTACCATGCTTCCTGCTGAAGACGTTGCAGAAAGAATAGAAACTGCTAATATAAAGTTTGTCTTTGTAGATGGTGATATTGTTCCAAAGCTTTCTAAAATTGAAGTTATTGCAAACAAATATCTAAATGCTGTTGTCAATGTAGGGAATCATTCAAACTCAGTTTTTAATAATAGTAAAGGAAAGTCCCCTATTTGGATAAATTACATTGAAGTTGACAATTTCAAAGAAGAGTATTCCCCCTCCTTTATCACATATTCAACTGATGAAATGTACTCATTCTTTACCTCAGGTACTACTGCAAAGCCAAAGTTAGTTACACATAATCATAACTATCCTGTTGGCCATCTAACAACTCTTTACTGGGTGGGATGTACAAGAGGTGATATTCATTACAATATAAGTGCTCCTGGCTGGGCAAAACACGCTTGGAGTAGCGTTTTTGTTCCCTGGAACGCTCAGGCGACGGCTTTTATCTATAAATATAAGGGTAGATTTAATCCGAAAAATATTTTGTCTAAGATAGAAAAATATAAAATTACTACGCTTTGTGCACCACTTAGTGTATGGAAACTCTTTTTGATTGAAAATCTAAAGAGTTATAAATTTTCTTTAAGAGAGATTGTTAGCGCAGGCGAGCCTCTTAATCCCGAAGTTATAAAGAAAGTCAAAGAATACATAAATCTTAATTTAAGAGAAGGTTATGGCCAGACTGAGAGCACTCTTATGATTGGAAATTTTAAGGGGGAGCACACTAAAAAAGGTTCAATGGGCAAAGCTGCCCCCGGATATAATTTGAGCATTTTGAGTAATCAGCTAGATCTTAAAAATGAAGGTGAAGATGGACAAATAGGTGTCAATATCTATCCTATTAAACCTCTTGGGATTTTAAATGCCTACAATGATTCGGCTAAAAATGAATCGGTTTTTAAGGGCGGTTATTATCTTTCAGGCGATACCGCTTATGTAGATAAGGATGGTTATTTTTATTTCGTTGGTAGAACTGATGATGTGTTTAAGAGTCTTGACTATAGAATCAGTCCTTTTGAGGTTGAAAGCGAAATTATGGAACATCATGCAGTTCTTGAAGTTGCAGTAGTGCCTACCACAGATGAAAGAGAGATGATAGTTCCAAAAGCTTTTATAGTTTTGAAGCCTGACTACATTCCTTCTCGCGAAATGGCACTCGAATTGTTTAGATTTATCAGGAAACATATAGCTCCTTATAAAAGACCTCGCTTTATAGAATTTTTGGATTCATTTCCAAAGACAGTAAGCGCAAAGATAATAAGAAAGGATCTGAGAGAATACGATCAAAAGATAAAAAAGAAGAAAATTAAAGCTGAACACGAATATAGAGAAAAGGACTTCCTGGAGGAGATAAGGGGTAGCGTATAA
- a CDS encoding thioredoxin family protein, with protein sequence MIIKILGTGCTNCNRLYDNTKKAIEMGQIPATIYKVEDVKEIMKYKVMTTPVLVVDEKVVFKGKVPSPEDILKTIFNEMLNKDKDS encoded by the coding sequence GTGATTATAAAGATTTTAGGAACAGGATGTACGAATTGTAATAGGTTATATGACAACACAAAAAAGGCTATTGAGATGGGACAGATTCCAGCAACTATTTATAAAGTTGAGGATGTAAAAGAGATAATGAAATATAAGGTTATGACTACCCCAGTTCTTGTGGTGGACGAAAAGGTCGTTTTCAAGGGAAAGGTTCCTTCGCCTGAAGACATACTAAAAACAATATTTAACGAAATGTTAAATAAAGATAAGGACAGTTAA
- a CDS encoding permease — MQIFTWFADYVVYNFLHLEKGHHLTNAVHFFIEDTSKIFFLLLVIIFIITYIRSYLTPEKVRSLLVKKGKNIYFAHLLADLVGIITPFCSCSAVPLFIGFVEAGVPLGVTFTYLIAAPTVNEVALVLLYGLFGWEIAAIYILSGEVIAFFGGIIIGALKLEKYVEGYVYENVSTDIDLEVEEIKITFKERVKEAFEYTINLIKKIGIWVIIGIGMASGMHGWAPTGFLAQIAGPNNPFAVLVAVLIGIPLYSNAAGMIPVVSELIRLGVPIGTALAFMMSVTAVSLPETILLRQVIKPPLLAIFLGIVTVSIIFTGYLFNFLIP; from the coding sequence ATGCAAATATTTACCTGGTTTGCTGATTACGTAGTTTATAACTTTTTGCATCTTGAGAAGGGACATCATCTTACTAACGCTGTTCACTTTTTTATTGAGGATACTTCCAAAATATTTTTTTTGCTTCTGGTTATTATATTTATAATAACCTATATAAGAAGCTATTTGACTCCAGAGAAAGTCAGATCGCTTCTTGTAAAAAAGGGTAAAAATATTTATTTTGCTCACCTTTTAGCCGATCTTGTGGGAATAATAACTCCATTCTGTTCTTGTTCTGCTGTGCCACTGTTTATTGGATTTGTTGAAGCTGGAGTACCACTGGGCGTTACTTTTACATATTTAATAGCTGCTCCCACTGTCAATGAAGTAGCACTAGTTCTTTTGTATGGCTTATTCGGTTGGGAGATAGCTGCTATATATATACTTTCAGGAGAAGTTATCGCATTTTTTGGTGGCATTATAATAGGGGCACTGAAACTTGAGAAATATGTAGAGGGTTATGTTTATGAGAATGTCTCGACAGATATAGATTTAGAAGTAGAAGAAATTAAGATAACTTTTAAAGAGAGGGTAAAGGAAGCTTTTGAATACACTATAAATCTTATAAAAAAGATTGGGATATGGGTGATTATAGGTATAGGTATGGCATCTGGAATGCACGGATGGGCACCTACTGGCTTTTTGGCTCAGATTGCAGGACCGAATAACCCTTTTGCAGTTTTAGTAGCAGTTTTGATAGGAATTCCGCTTTACTCAAACGCTGCTGGCATGATACCTGTAGTCTCAGAGTTAATTAGATTGGGAGTTCCTATTGGTACAGCTTTAGCCTTTATGATGTCTGTAACTGCAGTATCTCTTCCTGAAACAATACTTTTAAGACAAGTTATAAAACCACCTCTTTTAGCTATATTTCTTGGAATAGTGACGGTATCTATAATCTTTACAGGGTATCTTTTTAATTTCCTGATACCATAA
- the tsaA gene encoding tRNA (N6-threonylcarbamoyladenosine(37)-N6)-methyltransferase TrmO, protein MNEFFKVIGRVVSNLKKGSKIPPDGYSGEIHVFEEFEAGLRGIENNSFLVLVALFGTPSDKPLLVYPRGDFSQPLTGVFSLRSPVRPNPIALDTVELIKREQNILKVSGLDFYDETPILDIKSYSPFNEIILSATQEKSFIFTKLSVEERRELLIGFIKKSLGNISQDSIEAIEFFLELINKNTVIRSKKTRYKVKGSLKFLEAVVLISGATIHSDRLEYEFDKCNKLEIIPSPL, encoded by the coding sequence ATGAATGAATTTTTTAAAGTGATTGGAAGAGTAGTATCGAACCTGAAAAAGGGTTCAAAAATTCCACCGGACGGCTATAGTGGTGAGATCCATGTGTTTGAAGAGTTTGAAGCTGGACTTAGAGGTATAGAAAATAATTCTTTTTTAGTATTAGTAGCGCTCTTTGGAACTCCTTCAGATAAGCCTCTTTTGGTTTATCCAAGAGGAGATTTTAGCCAACCTCTGACGGGCGTATTTTCTCTAAGAAGTCCTGTTAGACCCAACCCTATTGCGCTAGATACTGTAGAACTAATAAAAAGAGAGCAAAATATTTTAAAAGTTTCAGGCCTAGACTTCTATGACGAAACACCAATACTCGATATAAAATCATATTCTCCTTTTAATGAAATTATCCTAAGCGCTACACAGGAAAAGAGCTTCATCTTTACAAAGTTAAGCGTTGAGGAGAGAAGAGAGCTTTTAATCGGCTTTATAAAGAAGTCCCTTGGCAACATTTCTCAAGACTCAATTGAAGCTATAGAATTTTTTCTCGAACTTATAAATAAAAATACGGTAATAAGAAGCAAGAAAACAAGATACAAAGTAAAAGGTAGTCTAAAATTTCTCGAGGCAGTGGTGCTTATTAGTGGAGCAACCATACACTCTGATAGACTCGAGTACGAATTTGACAAATGCAACAAATTAGAAATTATCCCCTCACCCCTATAA